From Plasmodium malariae genome assembly, chromosome: 4:
GTACTAACTACTATATCTGATAAATTGAATTCATCATTTTGGTTAATATCGACTTGTTCTCCCTCATTTCCTCCATGTGACAAGTAATCGTTATGCTCATCCTCTTTTACCTTTACCTTACCTCCCGTACACTCAATTTTTTCCACCTCGAGCTTATTATGCATTGTACCATTACTTCTATTATGGATAAGCTCCTTGTCTTTCTTCGCTTCCTTGACAACAGGCCTACTCAAATATTCGACCGATTTTTCGCTACacaaattaatatttgtattgtCATGTTTATTTCTGGTCAATGTgttattcataataaaaagaggAATATTTTTCCGGTTGACCAGAACTACTGGAGATGCGGAAATaacgaaaaagaagaaaaaaaaaaaaaataaaaaaaataaaaaataaaataaaaacaaaaacaaaaacaaaaacaacaaaaaggaaaagaaaaagaaaaagaaaactaAAACTAAAAACGAACAAGAAAGTAAAAAACGAAAACGATaacaaaagaataaaagCATGTGTATGCATGTGCATAAGGACACGACTTTTATACATACTTTTTCCTCTTATTGTCGAGTGGGTGTTTTCAGTTGTAATATGAACAAGCACACCTCACCTCAACTGTTTTGCTTTGATTTGCGTTATCTTTATGTACCAgcgatttttattttatatcttcCGTTCTTATGATTTAACATAACAcgtgaaaaataataagacaGTGCATGTATTTTACAagtctttattttttaatttaaaaaatataatgaaaacaaaaaaatgggaactttaatattttagtatTAAACCTCTTCACTAagtatttttgttataacaCCGACGCGACTACAAAAGTGAATCTTGTTCGCATTAGGTATCTATCATGTGTGAGATTTGCaaagcacaaaaaaaaaaaaaaaaaaaaaaaaaaaatattcaaaataaccGCATTactaaaatgaaaaaaaaaaaaaaaaaaaaaaaaaactcaaaATAACACACACTACacaaatataagaaaaaaaaaaaaaaaaaaatgcacaatTAAAACGGCCTTCTTTTCCTTAAAGCATTAACATTAAcgttgttatttttaattttcatttatcaaaaaaatgcTTCATCGATGCTGAATGttgttctcttttttttttttttttttttttctttttattataaaaatacatgttTTGTGTCTAAAACGGCCAAagtagtatttttattttccaccGTATCATCGAATAAATAACTCAAACGAGGGTCCTTACACACTTTTAACAGTTGAAGATTACTGGTAAAAATGGGAAGACGCAAATGTACGAGGGTACATAAATGAACTTAAATAGACATCAATAATTGGTCTGAGGAAGtctgtacatataaatatatatgtatgtatgcatatatgtatatatatacccacaCACATGCCCGATTACAAGCCTGATACAGTGCTTCCTATTTTTACACAAATAACGATGTTCTTAGTTTCACCATACGTTCGCTCGAAAAGCTTAAACAGTGACAATACAAATATTACATCAGAGTGTCGAATATATTGAGAACAATtccttaattattttaaaaacatacaattaaaaatagtgATACCtattcgaaaaaaaaaaaaaaaaaattcaaagtTTTTTCAAAGAAATTCCTATGAACATCGTGCtttaatgcaaaaaatatgaaggcatatataagaataaaaacacATAACTTCTTCATGTTTATTTTtgagaattatttaaaatattaacaattttatgtatgttaATGAAATATTCTGTGTGCATTACTGTTCttgtaatttctttttttattttttttcctccttttttttgtatatttctcATCATATgaagctatttttttttttttttttttttcaattcaACAAATAACCAGTATAAAACCTTTAATTTACCGATttcacaaaaattataaacttCTTTACATATAAGGGCTTACTTCTACATCTTTATACAATCGTTACagctttttaaataaagtaatagtattaaaaaaaaaaaaaaaaaagaaaaacctCTCCCCCTTAATTTCTTAtagcaaaaaattataatttcctATAATATTCagttttgtaaaaatatatatacaacacatacacatgtacacatgtacatatgtaagtatgtttagccttttttttacatattttcactactattttttaaaataataattttccaCCACATGATgaaaattaagataaaagAAACTCTCTTAACATTATACAGATCCCTTATTGTTATACTtgtacaatataaaataaaaaaaaagggaaaacaagagtgatataaaatttaaaaataaacaaaaaagaaaaaccaaaaaagtaaagaaaaaaaaaaaaaaaaaatccgaCAACTCTATTTCCCTTATTACTATTAACAGACATACACTTTACTCTTTCAGTCCATGTACATGTGTTCCAAATTTATATCAACCTTtgcgtaaaaaaaaaaaaaaaaaaaaagataaaaagggaaaaagacgcttatatatgtgcaagtgtgtatatgcatacataaatacatacaaacatatgtaGAGAGGGAGATAAGGAAACTATTATGAATACTCAGTTGAACTAtcaacttttttaattaaaatttccCGCGAATTGAGTGATGCATAAATAAGTTCCACTTTTAGAggtatacaaataataaacgatatatttttttctttttttttcttgtcagaataaaaataagaacaatttctcttttttcattttggtCTGCAACCTGTATGACCTTATGGTGTTACACAACTTGTCTTTTCAAAAATCCTGGTTTTTTAAACGAGGCAGGTACACTATTCATGATAACAGTTCAACAGTTCATTTGTTTTCATGTATTTCCatgtattttaatgtatCTCCATATGATTTCATggattttcttttattttcttttattttcttttattttcttttattttcttttcatttcatttatttttttatttttattttttttacgtattttatttattcttctCTCAATATATAGACGactattctcttttttttttttatatcatttcttATAGAATTTTCAGGAGAAAATACAACTGAATATGAAATTAGAGTAAATATGTGTGAAAAGTGTAATCttccaaaaataaaaagatctCACCATTGTTCAGTGTGCAAAAAATGCGTAATAAAAATGGACCATCACTGTAAAATTATGcatatgttcataatttgaatcgaggaaaaaaagaaaattaaaaatataaaaaataataatataaaaaaaataaaaaaacaataaaatatatacacatataatacatatatatatatatatatatatatatatatatatatgtgcatatacgcacataaaccaatggaaaaaaaatacatttttccccgttctttttttatatatacaataataaagGCATATGGATTAATAACTGTGTTGGGTTATACAACCAGAAATTCTTTATTCTtctaaattttgtaaatgcgaaataataaaaagattaaTAATAATCTCATAGCAGTGCTATGGAACTATAATAAAGCCGTTACGCCTTGTAACTcttaatgatattatatgcatatcaTGTTCAAGAACAAAAAACATTGTGCTTTATTTGTTCTTCAtgtttgttttgttttactttattGTATTGTAGTGTGAagtaatgtatttttttttattttttattttttttttttagtacgCATTATTAATGTGTTGCAATTGCTGCTTTGtagttatttttaaaattataacatgTATAAAGTCCcaacataattttaaagcTGAGGTAAAACTGAAAATAACGAATACTATTTTTGTTTACaacttatttattaaatttcttTGTTGTTCttaatacttattttttttgcacatatcttgttcatgttttttttattttactcatattttgttcatatttttctcattttgttcaaatattttttctttttccagTGTGTGCTCACAAAAATGGATCTCATTCATATCATAGTAACATAAtgggaaaagaaaagaaaagaataataaccTTCTTTTGCATTGAAACATATTCTCGTTAATTTTAATAGATGTTATGAAATATGtgcttatttttatgaatgttTTAAGGTAAACACCATAAGCTCTCTAATATTTGGAATGATTGCGCTTGTTATGCTAGTCGATCAGTATTGTGCAATAAAAACAAACACAACaggttttttaaaaaaacacaaATACGCAAAAGTACGTGGtcatataagtacatatacatatatataaatatgtgtgtacatatatatgcttatgtttgtacatatatatgcttatgtttgtacatatatatgcttatgttTGTATAATCATTTCGCCTTACCATATTTACAAATTCAAGGAGGAAGTGAAATTACATACTTTTAAACGATTACACAGGCATAgaacttttaaaaaacataaaggGGAAAACGCAGCCATTTCACGAATCACTCATAGAAGTGTTTGAAACTccattttcttatttatggTATTATAAGGATAtaaaacaatgaaaaaagCAATATGGACCCgcttaattataaatttcttttaatttaacttttatttttatgccttttttatacaaatttttttttttttttaattacacaTTTCTGTTTAAGGCTTCTTCCAGTAAATAGAAAAGTGCAGAAGAATTTGTCAGTAAGTGCAAATTTTAcgcagaaaaaaaataaagtaatttaggaataatatgaaaaaaaataaataaaaaaggaaaaaaaaaggaaaaaaatatatacaaatttttctattaatatcGTACATTTTGACATTTACCTATTATGTTGTTCCCcgtttttaatttgttatcCACCATAAGATactcctttttatatttcgcCAAATCatcttataaatttttttttcttgtgtTATCCCAATATTaccaaattttaaataaatataaaatacatattacataatatgtaatatataacgtatattttttttttttttttttttttaatcattaTTTGTCTCAAAAGCATATGCACATGCATTtgtatgttattttttttagttttacaCATTATtccaattttaattttttgccCCCTTTCAACCTTAGCATAATTTTAGCTTGTCCATTTccctttcattttttcttccccTTTCCATCTTCTATTTTTgtcattaaatattttgaaaacaGTCTGTTCAAAATTTTACTGTTATTTCACGTTATAGTCTCATGAAgtacaaatgaaaaatataggtaaaattaaattaaatagaataaaattaagtagaataaaattaagtagaataaaattaagtagaataaaattaagtagaataaaattaagtagaataaaattaagtagaataaaattaaatagattaaaataaaataaaattaaattaaatagaataaaatagaataaaatagaataaaattaaatagaataaattaaaataaaatatgacaaATAAATACTACAAAGCGgtaaaaatagcaaaaaagcAATAACAACGGTAAAGcggtaaaataaaagaacaaatgaAGAGGCGCgtgaagataaaaaaatgcgTTACTCTCAAACATTAAATAAGAGAACGCTATTAGTTGAATACGCATGTGTACCACTAAGCGAAATGCACATTGCACatgtttaattaaaaaaaaggcgATTAATACTTATTTTGTGATACTAAAATctgaaatttttaattttaaaattataatatattttttccccctacctcgtttttgtttttttgttttttttttaaataatttattatagaGCTATTTAATTAACTCTTCTTCAGTATTTGCCCCCAATTTGTATATGCTTAAGTTTGAAATTATGTTCTAACAGGCGTTCTGTATATTCTTGCCTGTACATGTTCTAAAATTgactttttaataaatacatttgtTAGCacctttttcttattttttctttttgattTCTTTTCGttgaataatttatattttcctttcatttattcattatttcatttatacaaAGTAAACGTAACATggcatttatttttgttcatgCTAGTCTTattcttcatataattttttttagtttatttttttacctaATGCataacttaatatatttgtattcgTTCTTTTTTAGGGCTCTTTTCACACTTCTTCAcctgtatttatatttggtTTATTCCCTTATAGCCATTTGGCGTAcacaaaatatatcttttttttatttttttatttctaaacACTACAGAAATTTTCTAACTCTAGGGGTTCTCTCCCAAGGTAAGAAAAATTTTCTCTTCAATTTccccccctttttttttttttttttacaatgaaatacaagtacaaaaaatgtacaaactAAAAAACAATGAAAGTGATATAAACTCTGATGATTGTAATGAAACATCACAGGAATGCATTTACCGCTTTAGCTCcccaaaaaaacaaaagagcAATACTTTGAAGAATTCAAAAAAGATAGAACAAACTTATTCTATTTCAAATTTCGAAAAATGGGAAGTTGTGAGTACAAATATGAACAATGAGAAGAATACAAAGAGAAAGGCTTCCAATacaaacttaaaaaatagcTCCCAAATTCAGGTAAATTTTGCagggttaaaaaaaaatgaacaagaTTATGTGCAGCAAAAACGAAGTTTTGAAAAACTGCACGAAAGTGAGGGTGAACGGGAAACAAACGACAATTACATTGAAGAGAGTGATTACGATGAAGAGGGTGATTACAATGAGCGGATCGGTTACGAGGATCAAGTCAGCTACGACACCCAGATCAGTAACAACGAGACTGATAGGTATTGCGAATATAATGAGCGCAAAAAATGTCAAGCGTCAAGGGGGGATAACGTCAACAATTTGGGATCAATTCGCGAAAAGGAGCACATGTTAGGCGAAATGGACGAAAAGATGCACATGTCAGCTAAAATGGACGAAAAGATGCACATGTCAGCTAAAATGGATGAAAATGTGACCAGTTCAGTCGAATTGGATGAAAATGTGAACAGTTCAGACGAATTGGACGAAAATGTGAACAGTTCAGACGAATTGGACGAAAATGTGAACAGTTCAGACGAGTTAGACGAATACAATAGTTTATATGACGAAGAACTGAATGAAATGATCGGTGAGGGTCATTTTAAGGAACTAATTCCAGCAATACCACACgatattttaaattcatatattgcTTGTTTAAAAACGTGTGGATTTGAAAGAGAAGTGCAACTACATCGACTAATTAATCTCTTAGGTGATTTAAGGGACCCTATTTCAGTTATTCAAGTGTTAGGATTGCCAGGAATGGGGAAAACAAAAGtagttaaaaattttataaaattaatgaatgtTCCTTTTGCTTATGTTAACTGCTTAATGGCTGTTTATCAATCAGGTAGATCAGccaaaaatgttatatttcaTACTATACTAAAAGATTTAAGTATTAATTTGCTGAAAGAGTTTAATGAATATAAGaaagtaaataatattatgaactGTTCATATGATCCAACAAAATTAGTGCCTACCAGTGTTTCTAACACGGacaacttttttaatatcctACATAAGCTTTTGTCATTTAGGCCTGACGACGAGCAGGGTTTGGAAAAAATAGCatctaaaaagaaaaaaaaaggagcagCAGTAGGAGAAGCATCGGGAGAGGAAAATAATGGCGGCAGAATAAATAGCCCAGTGAACGGGAATAATGcggaagaaaaggaaaacaaaaaaaagtgcaGGAATAACAAGaatcattattataaagaCAAATTATATGATCGTTCAGTAGTTTTCATTCTGGACAATATTAGATACTTGGTTCGAACGCATCCTGACTTGTTCTATGCCTTAACTAGaatacatgaatatataaaaggacCTTATGCCGATGTAACAAAAGCGAATAAGATAACAAGAGGGTTATgtgttatattaataaatagaTCACCATTACCAGATGAAATTTTTGATGGGTTACCTCAACCTCCTACTGTTTGGTTTGACTCATATACAGCTGATATGTGTAAGAATATTCTGTACAGATTATATGAAACTATGTGTTTTGAATCTCTGTTAACATACAATGATAAGgacttaaaaattttttacgtaaaagataataaaaaagaatttttaataaaaaaaaagaatgttatattaaacaacgatgtaatatatgatatatggTGTAGATATATTGACTATATTGTTAATGTGTCTTATAAAGATTACAAGAGTGATTTTCATGAACTGCTATTTATATGTTCCCATATGTGGCCATTATTTATTAGACCTATTATAGAAGGATCTTTAGAACCGATTGTAGAAAATATGAATGCATTACAAAGGAATATTGACACACACATACGAGTTGCAACATATAATCATGCTAGTCACTTCACATTTGAATTAATCGATTCTGTTTTTCTAAATGaaagtaatttaaaaaataaaattgatttatctttttattcaaaaattttgttaGTAGGAGCCTACCTAGCTTCTAGGAATTTACCCATAACAGATAAAAGGTTTTTCAATGCTACAGTAAAAGGAGGTGCTTTTAGTTTAccgaaaaaaagaaaaacaagaaataaaaatgagtCCATTTTAACGTTAATAGGTCAAGCAAttccaaaaaattttacttttattagaTGGTTAT
This genomic window contains:
- the DHHC11 gene encoding palmitoyltransferase DHHC11, putative, with amino-acid sequence MMKIKIKETLLTLYRSLIVILTYTLLFQSMYMCSKFISTFAIKIRTISLFSFWSATCMTLWCYTTCLFKNPGFLNEAGENTTEYEIRVNMCEKCNLPKIKRSHHCSVCKKCVIKMDHHCIWINNCVGLYNQKFFILLNFYALLMCCNCCFVVIFKIITCIKSQHNFKAECVLTKMDLIHIIVNTISSLIFGMIALVMLVDQYCAIKTNTTGIELLKNIKGKTQPFHESLIEVFETPFSYLWLLPVNRKVQKNLSVSANFTQKKNKVI
- the ORC5 gene encoding origin recognition complex subunit 5, putative yields the protein MYKLKNNESDINSDDCNETSQECIYRFSSPKKQKSNTLKNSKKIEQTYSISNFEKWEVVSTNMNNEKNTKRKASNTNLKNSSQIQVNFAGLKKNEQDYVQQKRSFEKLHESEGERETNDNYIEESDYDEEGDYNERIGYEDQVSYDTQISNNETDRYCEYNERKKCQASRGDNVNNLGSIREKEHMLGEMDEKMHMSAKMDEKMHMSAKMDENVTSSVELDENVNSSDELDENVNSSDELDENVNSSDELDEYNSLYDEELNEMIGEGHFKELIPAIPHDILNSYIACLKTCGFEREVQLHRLINLLGDLRDPISVIQVLGLPGMGKTKVVKNFIKLMNVPFAYVNCLMAVYQSGRSAKNVIFHTILKDLSINLLKEFNEYKKVNNIMNCSYDPTKLVPTSVSNTDNFFNILHKLLSFRPDDEQGLEKIASKKKKKGAAVGEASGEENNGGRINSPVNGNNAEEKENKKKCRNNKNHYYKDKLYDRSVVFILDNIRYLVRTHPDLFYALTRIHEYIKGPYADVTKANKITRGLCVILINRSPLPDEIFDGLPQPPTVWFDSYTADMCKNILYRLYETMCFESLLTYNDKDLKIFYVKDNKKEFLIKKKNVILNNDVIYDIWCRYIDYIVNVSYKDYKSDFHELLFICSHMWPLFIRPIIEGSLEPIVENMNALQRNIDTHIRVATYNHASHFTFELIDSVFLNESNLKNKIDLSFYSKILLVGAYLASRNLPITDKRFFNATVKGGAFSLPKKRKTRNKNESILTLIGQAIPKNFTFIRWLCLTDCLLVCFFDEQLILNSLICHQINTLIQLGFITFSSSNNLSCLVRNSLMNGVQWSGYCGSALLNSTNNFSSPNNNIFSETTNSMAYESLDPYSKLVIHVPEETIRSISKEMKIPLDELIL